A single uncultured Fretibacterium sp. DNA region contains:
- a CDS encoding ethanolamine ammonia-lyase subunit EutB — MNLKTKLFGHVYQFKNIKEVLAKANEEKSGDRLAGIIASSMEERVAAKHVLSNLTVADLRNNPVVPYEDDEVTQIIQDDVNEKIYSEIKNWTLSELREWILSNEITGEQIKRASRGLTSEIVAGVAKLMTNLDLIYGASKIRITAHCNTTIGLPGTLAARLQPNHPTDDIEGITASLFEGLSYGVGDAVIGLNPVDDSMESVKKVLIRFQEIKEKFGIPTQICVLAHVTTQMDAVRHGAPTDLIFQSIAGSQKGNEAFGITGSMLAEARDLAAHEGMGVGPNFMYFETGQGSELSSDAHFGADQVTMEARCYGFAKRFAPFIVNTVVGFIGPEYLYDSRQVIRAGLEDHFMGKLTGISMGCDACYTNHMKADQNDIENLAVLLTSAGCNYFMGIPHGDDVMLNYQCTGYHETPTLRQLLGVRPIREFDEWLESQGIMKDGRLTERAGDASLFLSKTAERPSAFARPDVSSDVA; from the coding sequence GTGAACCTCAAGACCAAGCTCTTCGGACACGTCTACCAGTTCAAGAACATCAAGGAGGTCCTTGCGAAGGCAAACGAGGAAAAATCCGGCGACCGACTCGCGGGAATCATTGCCTCCTCCATGGAGGAACGCGTTGCGGCCAAACATGTCCTGTCCAACCTCACGGTTGCGGACCTGCGAAACAACCCGGTCGTCCCCTACGAGGACGACGAGGTTACGCAGATCATCCAGGACGACGTCAACGAAAAGATTTATTCGGAGATCAAGAACTGGACCCTTTCCGAGCTCAGGGAATGGATCCTGTCCAACGAGATCACGGGTGAGCAGATCAAGCGTGCCAGCCGTGGCCTGACATCCGAGATCGTGGCGGGTGTGGCGAAGCTCATGACGAACCTGGACCTGATTTACGGGGCCAGCAAGATTCGCATCACCGCCCACTGCAACACAACCATCGGGCTCCCCGGTACCCTGGCGGCCCGTTTGCAGCCCAACCATCCGACCGACGACATCGAGGGCATCACGGCCTCCCTCTTCGAGGGGCTGTCCTACGGCGTCGGCGACGCCGTAATCGGCCTCAATCCCGTCGATGACTCCATGGAGAGCGTCAAAAAGGTTCTGATTCGTTTTCAGGAGATCAAGGAAAAATTCGGAATCCCCACCCAGATCTGCGTCCTGGCTCACGTCACCACGCAGATGGACGCCGTGCGTCATGGGGCGCCGACCGATCTGATCTTTCAGAGCATCGCGGGCTCCCAGAAGGGCAACGAGGCCTTCGGCATCACGGGGTCCATGCTCGCCGAGGCCAGGGATCTGGCGGCGCACGAGGGAATGGGCGTGGGACCCAACTTCATGTACTTCGAGACGGGGCAGGGTTCGGAGCTGTCGTCCGACGCTCACTTCGGGGCGGACCAGGTGACGATGGAGGCCCGCTGCTACGGATTCGCCAAGAGGTTTGCGCCCTTCATCGTCAATACGGTGGTCGGCTTTATCGGTCCGGAGTACCTCTACGACAGCCGCCAGGTCATCCGTGCCGGGCTGGAGGACCACTTCATGGGCAAGCTCACGGGCATCTCCATGGGATGCGACGCGTGCTACACCAACCACATGAAAGCCGATCAGAACGACATCGAGAACCTGGCCGTCCTGCTCACCTCGGCCGGCTGCAACTACTTCATGGGCATCCCTCACGGCGACGACGTCATGCTCAACTATCAGTGCACCGGATACCACGAGACCCCGACCCTGCGCCAGCTTTTGGGCGTGCGCCCCATCCGGGAGTTCGAC